DNA from Daucus carota subsp. sativus chromosome 1, DH1 v3.0, whole genome shotgun sequence:
TTATGTTTTAATAGtacaataatatatagtatagtatagatttgtaattttaacttttaaatttaGATCAGTAGAGCATTTAAAGTAacgttaatatattttgatcgaCAAATATCGccatttatttaataatattgttatatttttatatatatgtcgcccgtgttaattgtagtaGATCAATTTTTTCAGTCagtaaatcttaaaaaaaaaatgtgttttagttaaaaaggtaattactattgctcgatgttattttagaaaattgtgtttttttagttagaaaatataaaaaagataacatattctagtttaaaagaatatttagttatatagataggcctgtATTTCGGCccaaagttaaaaagaatactccctccgtcccctccaattcttatcgTTTGGAATGGAgtgctcggcacgcattttaagactcatataaagtatagttccataactcaTTTTCATAATtctctttttctgaataaaaatttaaacattacatttttatttaaaaaaagaaaattttaaaaataagttatggaactatactttatataagccttaaaatgcgtgccgagcacTCCAATccaaatgataagaattggaagagacagagggagtaattagtTATGTCGATAGACCCGTATTCGGTCCAATTACTTACATACCATAACTTTCAATTTtcgattttaataatatagtaaaccttaaaaaagataatgtattttagttaaaaaggtaataacTATATTGTTCgatgttattttataaaattgagttttttagttagaaaatataaaaaagataacatattatagttaaaaagaataattagttatataaataGGCCTTATTTCGGcctaaagttaaaaataataattggttatatagataggcccgtatttcgGCCCAAATTTTGACCgatcaaactttcaatgttcGTAATTACTGttgctcgatgttattttagaaaattgagtttttttagttagaaactttaaaaaagataacatattctggtttaaaagaataattaggtATATCGATAGGCCTGTATTTCGATTTTCGGCCCAAAGTTAATAAGAATTATTAGTTATGTCGATAGGCCCGTATTCGGTCGAATTACCGACATACCaaactttcaattttttattttaatagtatagtgAACCTTAAAAAAGATAacgtattttagttaaaaaggtaataacTATATTgttcgatgttattttagaaaattgagtttttctagttaaaaaatataaaaaagataacatattataattaaaaaaataattagttatataaataGGCCTTATTTCAGcccaaagttaaaaataataattagttatatagatagtcCCGTATTTCGGCCGAAATATCGACCgatcaaactttcaatgtttcagttttaaaaatatagtatagCTTTCGGCCCAaagttaaaagaataattagttctACAGATAAGCCCgtacttcggcccaagtaccgaccgaccgaccaaacttttaatgtttcggctttaatagtactaacttatagcccgtgcaaggcatgGGAGCTTTTTAgtaatttataaactttttaaatatattttaaattatgtgaaaatttttaatttacaaataataaattaaaattttcaattaaataaaatttgaaattatgatttgtttgcaaTTCCGaacttttgtaaaaatatataatttttatatgatgttggtacaatttaaaattttatcttaaattttagttgaatcTAATACAAAATATTAGTTTCCATGATTTATTAGTTATGAATAACTTAAGCTAACGTATtcgtctttaataataaaaatatttaatagcaTGAGGTAATGCATATttgcatataatttttcatttttcttttttaatatatatacttgaataaaaatatttattttaaaaatatttttatgttaaattattaatctttatatataaaatatattccctACGGGCTACGTCCCATCATATTatttagagttttttttttgggatgtACCAtcaaattctttacatttcaaaacttaccaaataggtcccaccactacACAACTTTTCCtaccttttcacactacttttactcctttTTCACAATACCTTTACtctactatcttctttttatacattaaaaattaataggtCCCACTACTTAcccatttttctttttattttccaCTACTTTGTACATATATCTtcacctccgtgcccaaaccaaacataaagattggctgggacggaaggagtattcattaataatttgaataacaTGCATGCAAATAGAAGGCATAACATGTCTGGATTAggaaaatttgttaaaaatatgcGTTATATTTTTCACACTTGTTTCTAATttggataaaaatatttttgtgatcGTGCAATTtgtatgattctacaaataaaaatgggaatatttattttagattaaaataacataaacacgtgaaagaaataatttgttttggattcagaaaagaagATATCAGTTGCCTAGCTGCCTTATAAGTTCTAATCTAACAGTGCTTATTTGATCAATATACGAtctaacggatgataagcttttggaccagaggaccatgcgaccaaattatctcccttacgcttattatataatactagcttatagcccgtgcaaggcacgggagctttttaattatttataaattttttaaatatattttaaatggtgtgaaaaaattaatttataaataataaattaaaattgtacatatcatgccaaagtattaaattctttctatcaaattttaaaccaactcctattagattatatttatataagttcTAATCTAACAGTGCTTATTTGATCAATATACGAtctaacggatgataagcttttggaccagaggaccatgcgaccaaattatctcccttacgcttattatataatatagcttatagcccgtgcaaggcacgggtgctttttaattatttataaactttttaaatatattttaaatggtgtgaaaaaattaatttataaataatacattaaaattgtatatatcatgccaaaatattaaattttttctatcaaattttaaaccaactcctattagattatatttataaatgtattttatattagaattattataatgtcatttaaatatttttttaaaaatttttatggttcgagattaaaattgatgaacacaatttgttttgaattaagaagatgaatcataaacgtgcaataagatggtagaatttgttttggattaagaaatttttttttgtatttgttcctcacataaatcgggcttattaattttgaaatatattaggtaaaaataattttgtgactgtgcgatttatatgattctacaaataaaattggtagaaaatatttattttggatcaaaaaaaatcataaacacgggAAATActtaatttgttttggattcagaaaaggatttataaacatgcaagtagatatcagttgtgtTATGGAacaaaagttaattttgttctaatccaacggtgcttatttgttcaatatacgatccgatggataaaaataatcttgtgacggtgtgatttatacgattccacaattaaaatttgtaggaaatatttattttgaattaaaaaaaaacaaaaacacatgaaagacagaatttgttttgaattcagaaaaagaattataaacatgcaagtagatgtcagtttccttatagaacagaatttaattttgttctaatctaacggtgcttatttgttcaatatacgatccaacggcttTTGGACCACAGGACcttgcgaccaaattatctcccttacgcttattatatataagtatataataagtatataatagtatAGATATGCTagtcttaaatatatttttttcctatATATATGCTAGCCTCTTGAGACGTGATCATcccaaacaaaaaaatttaacggAAAAAGAAAATGAGGAATTCCATCCTCTGTTTTTCCACCATCTGTTTGTTGCTCATCTTCCTGCAGTTGCAGCACAACCTAGTGGCTTGTTCATTAAGCCCCCACTTGCAGAAACTTGCCTTGTTCCATTTTAACCAAACCTTAACAATCAGTACTACTAGCTGGGATTGCGAATACGTTTCCTACGAAGAGAATGCAGTGTATGAAATTCCTTCACGGGCAAAGACAAAGAATTGGAGCATGAGTTCTGATCACTGCACATGGGATGGAGTTAGCTGCGACGACAAGACAGGGGACGTTATCGGACTGGATTTAAGTTGCAGTCAGCTGGAAGGAGCCATTCTTCCTAACAGCGCTCTCTTCCAGCTCTCTCATCTCCGCTTCCTCAATCTTTCTCAAAACGACTTTTACCTCGCCAGTCAGTTCCCTCAGGAATTTGGTTTCTTTGCAAAAGGTTTGACGCATCTCAACCTCTCTAATACTGGATTATCAGGGAGAGTTCCCTCGGGAATCTCTCATTTGTATAAACTTGTCTCACTTGATCTCAGTGACAACTCAGTCTCACTTGATCTCAGTCAGAACTATGAggctaaacttgaagaagaagTGTTTAAATCAGTGTTGCAGAATTTAACTCATCTTGAAGTGCTTAATCTTAATGGAGTTAAGATCTCCTCTGTTTTGCCCCTGAATATCTCTACTTCTTTAAGAGTTCTTCAATTGAGGTATACTTATATACACGGAGTAGTACCCCAAGAGGTTTTCCACCTTCCCAACTTGGAATTACTTGATTTATCACTTAATGACGACCTGAGAGCAACATTACCCAAAGTTAAGTGGGGAAGTAAAGTTACTCTCCAACACCTTCATCTTTCATACATCAACATAGATGGAGGTATACCTGACTCAATAGGCTTTTTGGAGTCATTAGTCAGTTTGGATTTGAGCAGCTGTAATTTGTCTGGGCCTATACCAAGATCCATTGGGCACCTCGTTCAACTTACTCGCTTGGACCTCTCTCAAAATATTCTCAATGGCCCAGTTCCAACATTTTTTACAGACCTTACAGACTTAAGATATATCTCCCTTTGGCAAAACAATTTCACTGGATCCCTACCTCGTTCGTTGTTTCACCATCCATCCTTAGAGTCCTTGTCTCTGGATAATAATGCATTCACGGGTCAACTACATGAATTTGATTCTTCTCGCTCACGGCTGCAATCTTTTTCTTGTTCCAACAATTCACTCTATGGATCCATTCCACATTCTTTTTCTCAGCTTGTGAATCTCACTGTCCTAGATTTGTCATCAAACAATTTCAGCGGGGTTTTGGATTTGGAAATGTTTTCAGGCCTCGAATCTCTAAAACGTCTTCATCTTTCTGATAACAGTCTTTCAGTGAGAAGTACAATTATGGCCACTCTCCCTCCTAATCTTTACTCCTTGGGCTTGTCATCTTGCAACATGAAAGAGTTCCCCCACTTTTCAAGAGATGCAAACATCTCCCTGAATCTTATAGACCTATCAAACAATAAAATTGAAGGGGAAATTCCACACTGGATTGGGTCGGTGGGGGATTTCTATGGAATCCCTTATCTGAATCTATCTCACAACAAACTAATAGGCGGTCTTGAGCAACTGCCTTGGGGTTATATTCAATATCTTGATCTCCAAGACAACAAGCTGAATGGCTCCTTGCCCACCTTGATGTGTAATTCCAGCTCTCTTGAGATTCTAAATCTCTCTCACAACAATTTGAGTGGTGTACTCCCCATTTGTCATAATAATTTGACTCAGCTTTCGGTGTTGGATCTGCGGAGGAATAAAATTCAAGGAATCATTCCAGCAACCTTGTCAAATTTCCGTTATCTGGAAACTATTAATTTGAATGGAAACCGCTTACAAGGAAGCATTCCTTCTTCTTTTGCTGAATTAGATTCTTTAGCCGTCCTTGATCTTGGAAATAATCAGATAAATGATACATTCCCCCTGTGTTTGGAAGCTCTTCCAAAACTCCAAGTTCTTGTTCTCAAATCAAACAAGTTTCATGGTATAATAAACCAGAGTTCTGAGACAAAACACCCATTTCCTAGCTTAAGAATCATTGATCTTTCGTACAATGAGTTTTCAGGTGCACTGccagaaaaatattttagaaactTCAAGGCTATGATGAATGCGGAAGTGAATAAGATAAATCGTAGCTATATGGAGCATCGGTATTACAGTGATTCCACAGCTCTGGTGATTAAAGGCATGGATATTGATTTACATAGAATTTTGACTGTGTTCACAACTATTGATGTATCAAAGAACAATTTTGATGGGGGGATAGCTGAATACTTTGGAAATCTAGTATCACTCAGATTTCTTAATCTTTCTCACAATTATCTCACAGGCCACATACCATGCTCGATTGGAAAATTGACTGTGCTGGAGTCACTAGACCTCTCATCCAACCAACTTGAAGGAGAAATACCTCAGCAGCTCACTAGTGTATATTCACTTGCAGTTCTAAATCTGTCTTGCAACCAACTTAGAGGACGTATTCCAGAAGGGTGGCAATTCGATACGTTTGAAAACAGCAGCTACGCTGGTAACTTTGGGCTGTGCGGACATCCCTTGTCGAAAAAGTGTGAATCTTATGTTAGGACACAAGAAGAAGATGACGAAGATGAGgatgaatgtcactttttcTGTGGTTTTACTTGGGAAGCGGTGGTGATTGGATATGGGTGTGGAGTGGTGCCTGCATTTATCACTGGCTACCTGATGTTGCTGGCACGGAAACCAAAATGGTTTGCTGGAATCATTGGCAGGGAATTGGGGCTCAAGATCAGGAGGATGGAGATTAGAATGCGATACTAAAGGTTTGCTGTAATCTGTATCCCATTCCCAGGTCTTGAAAATtctgtaataatatatagtaatatCTGCTCTCATATAATTCTATATTTGCAGATTCAGATGGGACAAGCAGGATCAGATGCATTGGAATCAACCACTAGTACTTCAGCTGTTTtgtcattctaaattttacattttacaaTAAAAGTCAAAAGATACAAGTTATGTAGTATTGTTTTGTTCCAGCCTCAGGCTCTTCATTTCTAAAACATGTTTGCGGATGCTTTACAATGTACAATTTACAATATATCAAAGTTTTTAATATACACTACCAGAACTGGGTTACATTGCAGTGTTGTCGCCATTTTTCTGAATTTCACTAGTTGGGAAGACTGTATAAATTATGTTAGAGTCGCTGCTATCAGTGATCGCGTTCAACAACTTATCTCAAACTGGTAAGATttactaaatttttaatttcacaAGCTGTTGATAGAATAGAAGATGCCTCAGTTTAAGGATCGAGAATGTATTAATGAACTGTCCCAGCCCTGAGAAATTCTCTTTGATGGGGCTGCAGTTTCAATAAATCGCCTCTTGTACTCAGCCATCATACAGTGAACCACCGTCCGATGGTCGAAATTGGCGAAGCATGATGGCTTTAAATCAGCCCATAACCTGATGGGGTGGCATTTCTGTTCCCCATTAGTACCAATGCAGGGTGTCCCCTTCCAAAGCTACTCTGCAACAATTTCCAACATCTCGTATTCACTTAACCCGTTCAGTAGACAACAAGGTTAGGAGCAAGAATGAGTCGGTGTCTGGACATGAGATTAGGAATACTATTACCTCTGACTTCTGAGGCCCGTGACAGATCGAAGAGGCATGAAAGTTGGGGACAGGGGACGGCTGGTGCATTGGAATGAAAGTAAAAAACTTTTTCAGAGCCTGATGCTCTCAAGGATGCAGTCTAATGAACAAGCGTAATGATGTCATGTTAACTGTCAACCACCTAGTCAAAATTACTTGAAATGATGAAATTTATGACAGTAAATTTATGATGCTCTGAGTTTGTTGATCAACCAAGCTATGTTGTAGGCAGCTCTTATCTGATCTGCAATCAAGTTAATGAACCACTACCTCAGTTCAACATTTTACATTTTACAGCTCAGAATAAAAGATTACATGTGTATTAATCTGATCAtcatttgtttgatcaattTAGAAGTTCGGCTTTGTTTACTTCTATCCCGGGCTCTTCATTTCTAGAGCATATTTGTTGATACTTTTTATTGAACGGTTAAGAATATACCATAGATTTTTATATTCGGCGTAGATGATTTTATGTCCTGATTTCATTCCATTCATgaactaattaaaaatttgaaagtgGGTCATATCTGGCAGTGATGCCAGCCCTTCCTGACCTGCATTTCATGACCACAAACTCCAATTCTGCCCAAAAATTGCAGCTGTTTCGTAATATTTTTCTACGTGCTCTTTTGTTTGGACTTGTTTGCTGGACCATGCATATGTTTTGATACATCTTTGTTGATGTTAACACTCTTGTGTCAGTTACTGGACTCATTGTTAGTAGCCCATTCTTTACGGCAGACATTGAATTGGATTTACTTGAAGAAATGAAGGTTTAAGAAAGTTCAGAACAATTTGTTGATTATTTCCTTCCCTAGAAACTGCACTCCAGCATCAAAGTACCTTTCAAAGACTCCAGACATCATCTCTTGATTATCAAAGACTTGGTCTTGCATATACTGATATACCGTGAATATAGGTTTCTTTCATTTCCTTGAAATTGCATTTTTTGAAGTAGCTTTCCAGACTCATTCCCGTCACTTCTCAAAGTCTTATTCCCCATCAATACATACACATAATATCACACCAATTTGCTCATGCTCAGATGGGCTTTTCTTACAAACCACACATGTTCACTTCTCATAGTCTTAGTCCTCGTTAATATATACAGATAATATCCCACCAATTTGCTGGTGCTACAAATGGGCTTCTCCTACAAGTCTACAACTACACATAATCGGAGAAAAGTCTGTCAAATGGATCTTGAAAGACCCTTCTGCATTGATTATCAAAGTATATTATCTGTTaacataaatgtattttatcaaAGTACTCTCTAAATAAAAACTAGTAATAGCAGTTACACAGTAAAAATTTTTCCTCAAACAATTACCACCTCAAATGAGATAGGCAACCTTAGATTCTCCAAAAGTGCTTATATTGCAACCCTTGTGTAATGACTAATAACAGTCATGATTAGTAGACAGACCATAATTGCGATGGTTCGAACTTTTTTACTTGAGCTGGAGAGAAGACTTTGAACTGCAGTGTTAGCTAGGAGTTTTTGCACCGTTCCTTTCCCTGTCTTGAAATTGCATTTCAGCTCCAAAAGTAGATTTCAGAGACTGATTCATGCCATCTTTTAATTTTCAATGGCATAGTCGCGATGACACTCTCACTTCTCACATTGGAAAACTTTTACCAACACAATGAAATTTATAAGAGTAAAATGCAAAGCGGTGGTTAAATTTATAAGAGTTCTATCGAAGTCTAGTTTACCTAAATAACTGCAAAATGGTTAGGgttgttcacgaaccgagccgagccgagttttgaccgaaccgagccaagctttaattttttttctgacgagccgagccgggccgagcttttttatcgaacaaaatttgtgttcaagctcggctcgttaactaacgagccgaaca
Protein-coding regions in this window:
- the LOC108204114 gene encoding receptor-like protein 7; this translates as MRNSILCFSTICLLLIFLQLQHNLVACSLSPHLQKLALFHFNQTLTISTTSWDCEYVSYEENAVYEIPSRAKTKNWSMSSDHCTWDGVSCDDKTGDVIGLDLSCSQLEGAILPNSALFQLSHLRFLNLSQNDFYLASQFPQEFGFFAKGLTHLNLSNTGLSGRVPSGISHLYKLVSLDLSDNSVSLDLSQNYEAKLEEEVFKSVLQNLTHLEVLNLNGVKISSVLPLNISTSLRVLQLRYTYIHGVVPQEVFHLPNLELLDLSLNDDLRATLPKVKWGSKVTLQHLHLSYINIDGGIPDSIGFLESLVSLDLSSCNLSGPIPRSIGHLVQLTRLDLSQNILNGPVPTFFTDLTDLRYISLWQNNFTGSLPRSLFHHPSLESLSLDNNAFTGQLHEFDSSRSRLQSFSCSNNSLYGSIPHSFSQLVNLTVLDLSSNNFSGVLDLEMFSGLESLKRLHLSDNSLSVRSTIMATLPPNLYSLGLSSCNMKEFPHFSRDANISLNLIDLSNNKIEGEIPHWIGSVGDFYGIPYLNLSHNKLIGGLEQLPWGYIQYLDLQDNKLNGSLPTLMCNSSSLEILNLSHNNLSGVLPICHNNLTQLSVLDLRRNKIQGIIPATLSNFRYLETINLNGNRLQGSIPSSFAELDSLAVLDLGNNQINDTFPLCLEALPKLQVLVLKSNKFHGIINQSSETKHPFPSLRIIDLSYNEFSGALPEKYFRNFKAMMNAEVNKINRSYMEHRYYSDSTALVIKGMDIDLHRILTVFTTIDVSKNNFDGGIAEYFGNLVSLRFLNLSHNYLTGHIPCSIGKLTVLESLDLSSNQLEGEIPQQLTSVYSLAVLNLSCNQLRGRIPEGWQFDTFENSSYAGNFGLCGHPLSKKCESYVRTQEEDDEDEDECHFFCGFTWEAVVIGYGCGVVPAFITGYLMLLARKPKWFAGIIGRELGLKIRRMEIRMRY